The genomic region TCCCGAGCGTCACCGTTCGCTCGATGCGTTCCCCGTCCCGGAGGACGGTCGCCGTCACGACCTCGCCGGGCCGCATCTGGAGCGCGAGGTAGACCGCGTACGCCTGCTGGGTCGGAATCGGCGTCCCGTCGAGGGCGAGCAACACGTCCCCGCCGACCGGTACCCTGACGCCACCGACGCTGTTCGTCCCGGTCGCCGGCTGGAGCAGTCCCGACGACGGGCCGCCGTCGGCCACCGTGACGACCATCACACCCGAGACCCCGTCGAGGTCGTTCACTCTCGCGACCGTCGGCGTCACGTTCGTCATGCTGATACCCATCGCCGCGTGGTCGTACTCGCCGCGGTCGATGAGTTCGGGGACGACCCGTCGTATCATCGCCGCCGAGATGGCGAATGCCAGGTTCTCGCCGCCGCCAGCGTTCACACAGCCGACGACGGTCCCGTCGAGTCGAAGCAGGGGCCCGCCGGAGTTCCCGGGGTTCACCGCCACGTCGGTCTGGATGGTGTCCGCGATCTGGACGCCGTTGATGTTCGGGAGCAGCCGGTTGACCCCGGAGACGATGCCCTCCGACATCGAGCCCTCGAGGCCGTAGGGGTTCCCGATGGCGACGACCCGCGTCCCCACCGGAGGGTCCCCCGACATCACCGGGAGCGGCACGGCCGAGTCGGGTTTCTCCGCGACCGCGAGCACCGCGAGGTCGCTGAACCGGTCGGTTCCGAGGACCGTCGCCTCCGCCCAGGTGCCGTCGGAGAACTGGACCTCGACCACTTCGGCGTCGTCGACGACGTGGTGATTCGTGATGACGTGGCTCCCGTCGTACACCCAGCCCGAGCCCTGGCTCTGCCCGGTGGACAGGAAGGCCTGGACGAGCACGACGGACTCGATGGCTGACTCGTACACGTCGACGTAGCTGGCTGTCTGGCCCTGCTGGACCGACCCCTCACCGGTGACCACCACGCTGGCGTCGTTGGTCTGGTCGACCCCCTGCTCGCCGACGCGGGTCCCGGAGCAGCCAGCGAGACCGACGCTGGCGGCGACACCGGCGGCCCGGAGGAACCGGCGACGGCTGCCCTGTTTCATGTCTCTCAATTCGCGACGAACCCGGTTAAGTCACATCCCGGGGACCGCCCCGCGACCGAGCGAATGTAGCCACCTTCGCCCCCTTTTTTGTCGTGATAGTCGGTAGCTCTCGATATGGCACGGAGTGAAGGGTCTGGCACGGACCCTGCGGCTGACAGACGGAGTTCTTTCGACTACCGGAGCGACGAGGTAGCCGAGACACCGCTCCAGGCAACGCTCGACGACCGCATCGATGGGGAGGTGCGGTTCGACACGTACTCGCGCCAGCTGTACGCGACCGACGCCAGTATCTACGAGAAGACGCCCATCGGCGTGGTGTTCCCGCAGTCGACCGACGACGTGGCTGCCGTCGTGTCGCACTGCGCGGACGAGGGCATCCCGGTCCTCCCGCGAGGGGGCGGGACCTCGCTCGCCGGGCAGACGGTGAACGAGGCGGTCGTCCTCGACTTCTCGCGCTACATGGACGGCGTGGTGTCGGTCGACCCCGACGGGCAGACCGCCCGCGCCCAGCCCGGCGTCAAGCTCGGCCGACTGAACACGGAACTCGCCGAGCACGACCTGAAGTTCGCGCCGGACCCGGCGTGGGGCGACAAGTCGGTGCTCGGCGGGGCCATCGGCAACAACTCGACCGGCGCACACTCGCTGAAGTACGGCAAGACCGACGCCTACGTCGAGTCCTGCGAGGTCGTCCTCGCCGACGGGACGGTCACGGAGTTCGAGGACGTCCCGGTGGACGACCTCGACGAGTACGCCGACCCGGACGGTGACCTCGAGGAACGCATCTACGCCGAGGTCCAGCGCGTCCTCGAGGAAGAGGCCGACGAGATTCGTGAGAAGTTCCCCAAGCTGAAACGGAACGTCTCGGGGTACAACCTGAACTACCTGCTCGACCAGGCCGAGGAGGAGGGCGTCGTCAACCTCTCGAAGCTGCTGGCCGGGAGCGAGGGCACCCTCGCGGTCGTCACCGAGGCCGAGGTCTCGCTCGAACCCGTCCCGGAGACGACGGCGCTGACCATGCTGTGTTACGACGACCTCGTCGCCGCGATGGACGACCTGCCGGCCATCCTCGAACACGACGCGGCCGCGGTCGAGCTCGTCGACGACGTGTTGCTCGACCTCGCCCGCGAGCGCCCCGAGTTCGAGCAGGTCGCCGACCAGCTGCCCGCGGGGACCGAGGCGACCCTGCTCGTCGAGTTCTACGCCGACGACGAGGACCACGGCCGCGAGCAGGTTGCGGCCCTGCTCGCCGACCGCCTGGACGACTACGAGCCCGAAGGCGAGGCGACCGACGGCGGCGAGGCCGTCAGCGTCGACCAGCCCGCCCGGGCGTTCGACGCGCTGGAGGCCTACGACCCCGAGCAGATGGCGAAGATCTGGAAGCTGCGCAAGTCCGGCCTCCCGATTCTGCTCTCCCGCACGGGCGACGAGAAGCACATCGCGTTCATCGAGGACACCGCCATCCCGCCGGAGAACCTCGGTGCCTACGTCGCCGACTTCCAGGACATCCTCGACGAGCACGACACCTTCGCCAGCTTCTACGCCCACGCCGGCCCCGGCGTGCTCCACATCCGCCCGCTGGTGAACACGAAGTCGGTCGAGGGCGTCCAGACGATGTACGACATCGCCGACGAGGTGACCGACCTGGTGGTGAAGTACGACGGCTCTGTCTCGGGCGAACACGGTGACGGCCGTGCCCGCACCGAGTGGAACAAGAAACTGTACGGCGAGCACCTCTGGGGCGTGTTCCGCGACCTCAAGAGCGCGTTCGACCCGGACTGGCTGTTGAACCCGGGCCAGGTGTGTGGCGACGTGGACATGACCGAGAACCTGCGCTCGGGTCCCGACTACGAGTTCGACCTCGGCTTCGACCCCGAACTCACCTGGGACAACGAGAACGGGATGCAGGGCATGGTCGAACTCTGTCACGGCTGTGGCGGCTGCCGGGGCGACCAGGACACGACCGGTGGCGTGATGTGTCCGACCTACCGCGCCTCGGGCGAGGAGATCACGGCCACCCGCGGCCGGGCGAACATGCTCCGGCAGGCGATGAGCGGTGACCTGAGCCAGGAGGAGCAGTTCTCCGACGAGTTCAAACACGAGGTACTCGACCTCTGTATCGGCTGCAAGGGCTGCAAGAACGACTGCCCCAGCGGGGTGGACCTCGCGAAGCTCAAGGTCGAGGTCGAACACGAACGCCAGCAACGCGAGGGCGTCCCCCTGCGGAACCGCCTCTTCGCGAACATCCACGAGCTCTCGAAGCTCGGGAGCATGACCGCCCCCATCGCGAACTGGATGGCCGACTTCGGCCCCGCCCGCAAGCTCG from Haloarchaeobius sp. HME9146 harbors:
- a CDS encoding S1C family serine protease, which encodes MKQGSRRRFLRAAGVAASVGLAGCSGTRVGEQGVDQTNDASVVVTGEGSVQQGQTASYVDVYESAIESVVLVQAFLSTGQSQGSGWVYDGSHVITNHHVVDDAEVVEVQFSDGTWAEATVLGTDRFSDLAVLAVAEKPDSAVPLPVMSGDPPVGTRVVAIGNPYGLEGSMSEGIVSGVNRLLPNINGVQIADTIQTDVAVNPGNSGGPLLRLDGTVVGCVNAGGGENLAFAISAAMIRRVVPELIDRGEYDHAAMGISMTNVTPTVARVNDLDGVSGVMVVTVADGGPSSGLLQPATGTNSVGGVRVPVGGDVLLALDGTPIPTQQAYAVYLALQMRPGEVVTATVLRDGERIERTVTLGTRGGLT
- a CDS encoding FAD-binding and (Fe-S)-binding domain-containing protein — translated: MARSEGSGTDPAADRRSSFDYRSDEVAETPLQATLDDRIDGEVRFDTYSRQLYATDASIYEKTPIGVVFPQSTDDVAAVVSHCADEGIPVLPRGGGTSLAGQTVNEAVVLDFSRYMDGVVSVDPDGQTARAQPGVKLGRLNTELAEHDLKFAPDPAWGDKSVLGGAIGNNSTGAHSLKYGKTDAYVESCEVVLADGTVTEFEDVPVDDLDEYADPDGDLEERIYAEVQRVLEEEADEIREKFPKLKRNVSGYNLNYLLDQAEEEGVVNLSKLLAGSEGTLAVVTEAEVSLEPVPETTALTMLCYDDLVAAMDDLPAILEHDAAAVELVDDVLLDLARERPEFEQVADQLPAGTEATLLVEFYADDEDHGREQVAALLADRLDDYEPEGEATDGGEAVSVDQPARAFDALEAYDPEQMAKIWKLRKSGLPILLSRTGDEKHIAFIEDTAIPPENLGAYVADFQDILDEHDTFASFYAHAGPGVLHIRPLVNTKSVEGVQTMYDIADEVTDLVVKYDGSVSGEHGDGRARTEWNKKLYGEHLWGVFRDLKSAFDPDWLLNPGQVCGDVDMTENLRSGPDYEFDLGFDPELTWDNENGMQGMVELCHGCGGCRGDQDTTGGVMCPTYRASGEEITATRGRANMLRQAMSGDLSQEEQFSDEFKHEVLDLCIGCKGCKNDCPSGVDLAKLKVEVEHERQQREGVPLRNRLFANIHELSKLGSMTAPIANWMADFGPARKLGEKLVGISADRTLPTFHRETFRDWFESRGGSTVPKSTATRTVLLFPDTHTNFNDPESGKAAVRVLEAAGVHVDVPDLGDTGRPAHSKGVLDKAQEAARENVASLAPKVRKGWDVVLVEPSNAVMFQSDYLDLLSGESVEQVAENTYGVCEYLDSFGLDESIDFVAPDESLAYHGHCHQKATQKDHHAVGVLRRAGYAVDPLDSTCCGMAGSFGYEAEHRGMTEAIANILYDQIDASEAEQIVAPGASCRTQLEDRDTLGDAAESEEPPTPIQLVEQALA